Proteins co-encoded in one Corynebacterium lujinxingii genomic window:
- a CDS encoding DUF4040 family protein, translated as MTLPLVIGLVAATVVLSPVLVRAIDRKAGYPLAALLFAAAAVLGSKFTSVAQGTDLTWTRTWAHDVMGTGTSIDFALRADGLGIFFALLALVIGGVVFLYSAAYLPKRDGNTSFYTIMTAFTLSVLLLVLADDTVLLFIAWELVSIASFMLIARSGSSGEAGSYRTLILTFFGGLTLLAGLAVASVQAGTTHLAEILASDVWGDNRVTVVVALLIAFSAFTKAAQFPFHFWLPEAMAAATPVSAFLHAAAVVKAGIYVLLRFSTIFSDVAAWNVVLVVFGLFTAIMSATFAITKTDLKHLTAYSTVSHLGWIVAAIGVGSPLGLAAALTHTLAHALFKSSLFMLIGVVDHEAGTRDMRRLGKLYDKMPFTFVSTAVAAASMAAVPPLFGFVSKESILDAFHETPYGMVLLIVAGFAAFLTFLYSLKIVFGAFVDGPKDMSGVHEAPVALWLPAALPGWMSVVLPFMLFWVDNPVSAGVRAITGDDTFETHLALWHGVTPPFIVSLLVLVAGIAFIFVRKPVFEALRNKELLPANGPEVLSWTTRGMSEFGKQLGSLSDGFNPSRHLFPLLASVVGMGLTVLLFSDGIDGVTPAPRAEGIDVWWDLIPFAIIAMSVLGMVFTRSRLASAVLLGTVGVGMTLQMFMLGAPDVALTQLLVESLTVVVILLVLRFQPRMFPETKPRRKALAAVFALLAGLVAFFGVYGLTGRRGRSELAEWYLTEGGEVTGADNIVAVIIVEFRGFDTLGELSVLGMAAVVIAAVVSSVPRHVFEAGTRPRPFGQSQLNSIPLRKASALVVPVLIVLSVLIFFRGHTAPGGGFVAALVLATAFALNYLARGSDADVVENFTPIRLIGWGIIIAIASGFLGFIEGGFMYAIHGEIAGEHLTTSLIFDFGIYLAVLGMVTAAINALGGYLRPGADLSDLDYSRDEAENPLPSIPEPLPPENPVDAHPEPINPAHDPQPVITKEP; from the coding sequence ATGACTCTTCCCCTTGTCATCGGGCTCGTGGCAGCAACGGTGGTGCTTTCCCCGGTGCTGGTGCGCGCCATAGACAGGAAGGCCGGGTACCCGCTCGCGGCGCTTCTTTTCGCCGCCGCGGCCGTGCTGGGCTCGAAATTTACTTCCGTCGCCCAGGGCACAGACCTCACCTGGACTCGCACGTGGGCACACGATGTGATGGGCACAGGCACGTCGATCGACTTCGCGTTGCGTGCCGATGGCCTCGGCATCTTCTTCGCACTCCTCGCCCTGGTCATCGGCGGTGTCGTGTTCCTCTACTCCGCCGCCTACCTGCCGAAGCGCGACGGCAACACGAGTTTCTACACCATCATGACCGCGTTCACGCTGTCCGTGCTGTTGCTTGTGCTTGCCGACGACACCGTGCTCCTCTTCATCGCCTGGGAGCTCGTCTCCATCGCGTCGTTCATGCTCATCGCGCGCTCCGGCTCGTCCGGCGAGGCCGGCTCCTACCGCACGCTCATCCTCACCTTCTTCGGTGGTCTGACTCTACTGGCGGGCCTTGCGGTCGCGTCGGTGCAGGCGGGCACGACGCACCTCGCAGAGATCCTCGCCTCGGACGTGTGGGGCGACAACCGCGTCACCGTCGTGGTGGCGCTGCTGATCGCGTTTTCCGCTTTCACCAAGGCCGCGCAGTTCCCGTTCCACTTCTGGCTGCCGGAGGCGATGGCAGCCGCCACGCCGGTCTCCGCGTTCCTCCACGCCGCGGCCGTGGTCAAAGCCGGCATCTACGTGCTGCTGCGCTTCTCGACGATCTTTAGCGACGTCGCCGCCTGGAACGTCGTGCTGGTCGTTTTCGGCTTGTTCACCGCGATTATGTCGGCCACCTTCGCCATCACGAAGACCGACCTGAAGCACCTGACCGCGTACTCCACCGTGTCCCACCTGGGCTGGATCGTCGCCGCCATCGGCGTGGGCTCTCCGCTTGGCCTGGCCGCCGCACTGACCCACACGCTCGCGCACGCGCTGTTCAAGTCCTCGCTGTTCATGCTCATCGGTGTTGTCGACCACGAGGCCGGCACCCGCGACATGCGTCGCCTGGGCAAGCTTTACGACAAGATGCCGTTCACGTTTGTCTCCACCGCCGTCGCCGCCGCCTCTATGGCCGCGGTGCCACCGCTGTTCGGCTTCGTGTCCAAGGAATCCATCCTGGACGCCTTCCACGAGACCCCCTACGGCATGGTGCTGCTCATCGTCGCCGGTTTCGCGGCGTTCCTCACCTTCCTGTACTCGCTGAAGATCGTCTTCGGCGCGTTTGTCGACGGCCCGAAGGATATGTCGGGCGTCCACGAGGCCCCGGTCGCGCTGTGGCTGCCGGCCGCACTGCCGGGCTGGATGTCCGTCGTCCTTCCGTTCATGCTGTTCTGGGTGGACAACCCGGTCTCCGCAGGCGTGCGCGCGATCACCGGCGACGACACCTTCGAAACCCACCTCGCGTTGTGGCACGGCGTCACCCCGCCGTTTATCGTGTCCCTGCTCGTGCTGGTCGCCGGCATCGCGTTCATCTTCGTGCGCAAGCCGGTCTTCGAGGCCCTGCGCAACAAGGAATTGTTGCCGGCCAACGGCCCCGAGGTGCTGTCCTGGACCACCCGCGGCATGTCCGAGTTTGGCAAGCAGCTCGGCTCCCTGTCGGACGGCTTCAACCCGTCGCGCCATCTCTTCCCGCTGCTAGCTTCCGTGGTGGGCATGGGATTGACCGTCCTGCTGTTTTCCGACGGCATCGACGGTGTGACCCCGGCACCGCGCGCCGAGGGCATCGACGTGTGGTGGGACCTCATCCCGTTCGCCATCATCGCCATGTCGGTCCTCGGCATGGTGTTCACCCGCTCCCGCCTCGCCTCCGCGGTACTGCTCGGCACCGTCGGCGTGGGCATGACGCTGCAGATGTTCATGCTCGGCGCGCCGGACGTGGCGCTGACCCAGTTACTCGTCGAGTCGCTCACCGTCGTGGTCATCCTCCTCGTGCTGCGCTTCCAGCCGCGGATGTTCCCGGAGACGAAGCCTCGTCGTAAAGCACTCGCTGCTGTCTTCGCGTTGCTGGCCGGCCTGGTCGCCTTCTTCGGCGTGTACGGTCTCACCGGCCGCCGCGGGCGTTCCGAACTCGCCGAGTGGTACCTCACCGAAGGCGGCGAGGTCACCGGCGCGGATAACATCGTCGCGGTGATCATCGTGGAGTTCCGTGGCTTCGATACCCTCGGCGAACTCTCCGTGCTCGGCATGGCCGCCGTGGTCATTGCCGCGGTCGTGTCCTCCGTGCCGCGCCACGTGTTCGAGGCCGGCACACGCCCGCGCCCGTTCGGCCAGTCGCAGCTCAACTCCATCCCGCTGCGCAAGGCCTCCGCCCTCGTGGTGCCGGTCTTGATCGTGCTATCCGTGCTCATCTTCTTCCGCGGCCACACCGCGCCCGGCGGCGGCTTCGTCGCAGCGCTCGTGCTCGCCACCGCGTTCGCCCTGAACTACCTGGCGCGCGGCTCCGACGCGGACGTGGTAGAAAACTTTACCCCGATCCGCCTGATTGGCTGGGGCATCATCATTGCCATCGCGTCCGGCTTCCTCGGCTTCATCGAAGGCGGGTTCATGTACGCCATCCACGGCGAGATCGCCGGCGAGCACCTGACCACCTCGCTGATCTTCGACTTCGGCATCTACCTCGCCGTGCTCGGCATGGTTACCGCCGCAATCAACGCGCTCGGCGGCTACCTGCGCCCCGGCGCCGACCTGTCGGATTTGGACTACTCGCGCGACGAGGCCGAAAACCCGCTGCCGAGCATCCCCGAGCCGCTGCCGCCGGAAAACCCGGTGGACGCCCACCCCGAACCGATCAACCCGGCGCACGACCCGCAACCGGTTATCACGAAGGAGCCCTAA